Proteins encoded by one window of Spirochaetota bacterium:
- a CDS encoding cysteine synthase family protein, translating into MKTTETLLASAGVASAIGNTPVVRLRHLSPNPRVAILAKLEGANPGGSVKDRPAYYMLKKAVESGELTVDKIILEPTSGNTGIGLAMVGVSMGLRVTLCMPDCVSMERRSILMAFGAELVLTPGCQATDGAIVEARRMLEAEPGKYYMPDQFSNPANVLAHYETTAPEIIEQAGGPISAFVAGLGTTGTIMGVGRRLREHDTSTRIIAVEPPVGHTIQGLKNMTESLVPGIYNPAMIDEIVTVGDEEAFATCRDLAVREGLFCGMSSGAAVAGAIRAARVMDEGTIVTILPDRGDRYLSTALFKSVCAKCPP; encoded by the coding sequence ATGAAAACTACCGAAACCCTGCTCGCCAGCGCCGGAGTCGCCTCCGCGATCGGCAATACGCCGGTCGTGCGCCTGCGGCACCTCTCGCCCAACCCTCGCGTGGCGATACTCGCGAAGCTCGAGGGCGCGAACCCCGGCGGCTCGGTGAAAGACCGCCCGGCGTACTACATGCTTAAAAAGGCCGTGGAGAGCGGCGAGCTCACCGTCGACAAAATAATCCTCGAACCCACCAGCGGGAACACCGGCATAGGCCTGGCGATGGTGGGGGTCTCCATGGGCTTGCGCGTAACGCTCTGCATGCCCGATTGCGTCAGCATGGAGCGGCGGAGCATACTCATGGCCTTTGGCGCCGAGCTCGTGCTCACGCCCGGATGCCAGGCGACCGACGGCGCCATTGTCGAGGCGCGCCGCATGCTCGAGGCCGAGCCGGGCAAATACTACATGCCCGACCAGTTCTCCAATCCCGCTAACGTTCTCGCGCACTACGAGACCACCGCGCCGGAGATCATCGAACAGGCGGGCGGCCCAATTTCGGCCTTCGTGGCCGGGCTCGGGACCACCGGCACCATCATGGGGGTCGGCCGGCGCCTCAGGGAGCACGATACATCGACAAGAATCATCGCGGTCGAGCCTCCGGTGGGGCACACCATCCAGGGGCTTAAAAACATGACCGAGAGCCTCGTGCCCGGCATTTACAATCCGGCGATGATCGACGAGATAGTGACCGTCGGCGACGAGGAGGCTTTCGCGACGTGCCGCGATCTGGCGGTGCGCGAGGGACTGTTCTGCGGCATGTCCAGCGGCGCGGCCGTCGCCGGGGCCATACGAGCGGCGCGCGTGATGGACGAGGGGACGATCGTCACCATACTCCCCGATCGCGGCGACCGCTATCTCTCCACGGCGCTCTTCAAGTCGGTCTGCGCCAAGTGCCCGCCGTAG
- the oadA gene encoding sodium-extruding oxaloacetate decarboxylase subunit alpha, producing the protein MIKIVDTTLRDGHQSLIATRMRTEDMLPVLEKLDEIGFYSLEVWGGATFDSCLRFLAEDPWERLRKIKEKVKKTPLQMLLRGQNLVGYRHYADDTTKKFVSLCVKNGIDILRIFDALNDIRNMEVSIKAAKDSGAIVQGTIAYTTSPVHTVEWFAEMAVKLEILGSDVVCIKDMAGLITPKAAYDLVSAIKNATRLPVDLHTHMTSGMGMLSYYAACEAGADIVDCAFSPLAGGTSQPPMESFVASLKDTPFDTGLDLKKLVDIGYYFLKVREKYETLFTPVAEKSDVSVLLHQIPGGMISNLYSQLKEQKATHRYNDVLKEVPRVREDLGFPPLVTPTSQIIGTQAVLNVLMGARYKKVTEEVKNYCMGGYGETPVPIKKEILDIIINNQKPITVRPADLLSPELEKSKKEAIELGVPINSEEDLLSYVMYPQVAAKFLKGEAKPETLPVAETIEKPSNRPVSSDEFIVTVDDEEFRVKIKPVKGIVIEKEKEVIKPPNEPVSKGAVLSPMQGMVVSIKVKIGENVKKGQSVVVLEAMKMQAEILSENDGIVKGIYVSESEVVDTNDVLMVIE; encoded by the coding sequence ATGATAAAAATTGTCGATACAACATTACGTGACGGGCATCAATCGCTCATTGCCACAAGAATGAGAACAGAAGATATGCTCCCTGTGTTAGAAAAACTTGATGAAATCGGTTTTTATTCGCTTGAAGTTTGGGGTGGTGCAACTTTTGATTCATGTTTAAGGTTTTTAGCCGAAGACCCTTGGGAACGGCTGCGAAAAATAAAAGAAAAAGTAAAAAAAACACCGCTTCAAATGTTGTTGCGCGGCCAAAATCTTGTTGGCTATCGCCATTATGCCGATGACACCACAAAAAAATTTGTAAGCCTTTGTGTAAAGAATGGTATTGATATTTTAAGAATATTCGATGCACTTAATGACATACGCAATATGGAAGTCTCCATAAAAGCAGCAAAAGACTCGGGCGCCATAGTGCAGGGAACAATCGCTTACACCACCAGTCCCGTACATACGGTAGAATGGTTTGCCGAAATGGCTGTTAAACTCGAAATACTGGGCAGTGATGTAGTTTGCATTAAAGATATGGCAGGGCTTATTACGCCCAAGGCCGCATATGATTTAGTTTCTGCAATAAAAAATGCGACCAGGCTCCCCGTCGACCTTCATACACACATGACCAGCGGAATGGGCATGTTGAGTTATTACGCAGCCTGCGAGGCAGGTGCGGATATTGTTGACTGTGCATTTTCACCGTTGGCAGGTGGGACCTCCCAGCCACCTATGGAATCATTTGTTGCTTCGCTTAAAGATACTCCATTCGATACCGGCTTGGATTTAAAAAAACTTGTCGATATCGGGTATTATTTCTTAAAAGTGAGGGAGAAATACGAGACACTTTTCACCCCTGTCGCCGAAAAGTCGGATGTAAGCGTTTTGCTTCACCAGATTCCTGGAGGAATGATTTCGAACCTTTATTCGCAACTAAAAGAACAAAAAGCAACACACAGATACAATGATGTTCTTAAAGAAGTTCCCAGGGTAAGGGAAGATTTGGGTTTTCCGCCACTGGTAACCCCTACAAGCCAGATTATAGGAACACAGGCCGTGTTAAATGTTTTGATGGGGGCAAGGTATAAAAAGGTTACCGAAGAAGTTAAAAATTATTGCATGGGCGGTTATGGAGAAACACCCGTGCCAATAAAAAAAGAAATACTCGATATTATCATTAATAATCAAAAACCCATTACGGTGCGTCCCGCCGATTTATTAAGTCCCGAGTTGGAAAAATCGAAAAAAGAAGCAATAGAACTGGGTGTCCCCATAAATTCAGAAGAAGACCTGTTAAGTTACGTTATGTACCCGCAAGTGGCAGCCAAGTTTCTTAAAGGAGAAGCAAAGCCGGAGACTCTCCCCGTTGCCGAAACTATTGAAAAACCATCTAACAGGCCCGTTAGTTCTGACGAGTTCATTGTAACAGTTGATGATGAAGAGTTCAGGGTTAAGATAAAACCGGTTAAGGGTATTGTCATTGAAAAAGAAAAAGAGGTAATAAAGCCACCGAATGAGCCTGTTTCAAAAGGAGCTGTTTTGTCGCCCATGCAGGGAATGGTGGTATCAATAAAAGTTAAAATTGGCGAAAATGTTAAAAAAGGACAATCGGTTGTAGTACTTGAGGCAATGAAGATGCAGGCTGAAATTCTATCAGAAAACGATGGTATTGTAAAAGGAATATACGTTTCAGAGAGCGAAGTAGTAGATACAAACGACGTGCTGATGGTAATAGAATAA
- the ndk gene encoding nucleoside-diphosphate kinase yields the protein MPRERTLSMIKPDAVGKNVIGEIYSRFEKNGLRIAAARMLHLSVDDAKRFYAEHEGQPFFEPLVEFITSGPILAQVLEGDDAIARNREIMGKTNSPEAAPGTIRRDFGENNQRNAVHGSDSAKSAEREIAFFFEPEEVFVRW from the coding sequence ATGCCCAGGGAACGCACGCTCTCAATGATCAAGCCCGACGCCGTCGGAAAAAATGTCATCGGCGAAATATACTCACGGTTCGAGAAAAACGGCCTGCGCATAGCCGCCGCGCGCATGCTCCATCTCTCGGTCGACGATGCGAAGCGCTTTTACGCCGAGCACGAGGGGCAGCCCTTCTTCGAGCCGCTCGTCGAATTCATTACCTCGGGGCCCATCCTCGCCCAGGTACTGGAGGGCGACGATGCGATAGCCAGGAACCGCGAGATAATGGGGAAAACCAACTCCCCGGAAGCGGCGCCGGGAACCATACGACGCGATTTCGGTGAAAATAATCAGCGTAACGCGGTCCACGGCTCGGACAGCGCAAAAAGCGCCGAGAGGGAGATAGCGTTTTTCTTCGAGCCCGAAGAGGTATTCGTTCGCTGGTAG